In the Rhodothermaceae bacterium genome, CACAAATAGGAATGCCAGCCCGATTCGGTGCTCACCGAAACCACTGACTCAACTGCGCCACGGGCAACGCTGCGAAATGCACTGCCGAGAGTCATGGCCGGTAATAATTCCGATTCTGATGACCCCTTTTCTGTCTCAGTCCGCTCCACGAGGCGGATTTCCGCCAGTTGAGATTCTCGTGGAGGACGATCAATAATGAGCATGACCAAGATTCCCGCCAATAATCCCACACCGACCAAGCTGATCCCTGTAAAAAATGAAAAAGGCGGGCGGCCTATACTGAATCGATATGCTGTTGTTTTCGGCTCATCCATCGAGAACGCTACTCTGTGCCGTGTGGATTGTTTCTGTCGAGTGCCAGAATTGCATCACGGGCCACCTGCGAAAGCGCTCTACGATCCATGCCGGATGTAGTAAGCAATGGCCCGATCCGCAGCTCTATATCCAGCCGACGAAAACCTGCTAGATGGCGAATACGTCCAATAAAGTTATCTGGATATCTGGGGGAAACCTTGGTGAGTGCCGTACGACCTTCCGCACCCTGAACCGCAGCCCCATTCACAGCAGTCACATCCATAAATATCGGTTGCAACCGCCCTTGACCCCAGTCTCTGACACTTTCAAAAGCTCCTGTTTTGAATGGTAGAAGTGTAACTCCATCCCCGGTTGTGCCCTCCGGGAATACTAGGACGGAGCCCCGTTGACGGAGCCTGTCTCTAATCTGGGAAGCAAAGGATTTTGCCTTACCTCTTCGACGGCGGTCAACCAGGAGCATAGCATAGCATTTGCAGATCCATCCGATGATTGGCCAACGCGCAATTTCTGCTTTTCCTGCAAAACAAACATCGAGCTGTGACGCAAGAATGATCGGATCAATCACAGTCAGGTGATTGGATACTCTCAAGGTGCCCGGAGACAATTTTGCGTCATTGGACGCTTTCACATGTATATTGTGAATACGGCAGAATAGACGCGCGGCTACGCCCTGACGCATCATTCTGTACGCCAGGCGCTTCACATCTGGGCGTAGGCGTACCCCAATACTTGTATGAATACTAGCAATAATCGTCGCGATCAACGCACATGCCATACGTAACCAAACGCGCATTCTTCTTACTACTTCTCACCAATAAATCTTGATTTCGATACGACCTTCCCCGAAATCCAATGCATACGCATAATAATAATGGTCAAGACACAGCCCCCAATTCCGTGGATGTGGTCTTTACCCTGACGGGAGACCCTAAAACGAATTCTCGTGCACTGCGTCAATTACATTTACTCTCTAAGCTGAATCTCAGTATTCTTGTACTTGGACTTGGGAATTCGTCACGAAAAGGGGATCTCAACATTCAAAACGCATCACTTCGGTACCTCCCAAAACCGGCTGGAAAGGGGCCTCGATTTTTCTGGCGTGTCCATCGACTATTTGAGTCAGTTTTGCGCAATGTAAGATCAACCGTCTACCATGCAAGTGATCTGTACACATTGCCCGCGATGCATCGTGCTGCCAGCCGTCACCAAGCTCATCTGGTCTTTGATTCGCGTGAATTATATACTCACCTTCCCGCGTCGATTCGGCGGCCCTGGGTGGGAGCAACCTGGAAGGCCATCCAGCACCTATACATTCGGCGGGCAGATTGCGTGTACACCGTAAGCGAAAGTATCGCCCAGCATCTCCAGAAGCATTTTCGACTCAATACTGTCCATCTAATGCGCAACGTTCCGAGGCCGCAATCCTTGGTCCCCAAAAACTCTCTGAGAGAGCACTTGGATCTACCCTCAGATGCCAAAATTGTTCTTCATCAGGGAAGCCTGCAACAGCACCGAGGGGGAGCTGCGATGGTCGAAGCAATGCAGTATACAGATAATGCCGTTCTCGTATTTATGGGTGGTGGCCCGCTAAAACCAGAGATCCAGCGACGGGTGAACGATTCGAAGCTTGGTTCGAAGATTCGGTTTATGGATGCAGTTCCACCCGATCAATTACTTTCTTTTACTGCCTCAGCAGACATTGGCCTGACATTTCTTGAGGACTGCTGTCTTAATCACCGATATGCTCTCCCCAATAAACTTTTCGAATATCTGGCAGCTGGTATCCCTGTTATCGCCAGCAGTCTTCCCGAAATTGCGCAGATCATAGAAAGATTCGATGTGGGCTGTGTCGTCCCGTCTGGAGACGCAAAAGCCTTGGGAAACGCGTTAAATCACGCAATCAAAAATCCCGGACTGCGCCAAAAATGGTCTCGAAATACACCTCGTGTTCAGGAATTTTTTAACTTTGCTACCGAATCGGAACACTTTCTTGCGCCTTACCGACAACTCGTGAACAAATGAGCCTATACCGAATCCTCCTTGCGGTAATACTGATCGCAGGATGCACATCAAATGATGCAACAGAGCCCATTGTAAGCCAGACAGAGCAAGTGCTATCTGCTCCGATGAGTTGGCCTACATTTGATGAAGCGGTCGCAACGGCCTCCAATACAGGCAAACTCATGCTCATCGATATCTATGCTCCCTGGTGTGGTTGGTGTCGAAAAATGCAGGAGGAAGTCTATACGGATGCCGCATTGGTTGCGTATGTTCAGGATAATTTTGCCTATGGTCGGCTGAATATCGACGATCCCGAAACGCTTCACAGCTTCCAGGGCTACACCCTTTCATCTCAGGAATTGGGTTACAGCTTGGGTGCGGAGGGAACCCCAACGACGGTATTCCTGCAGAGCGATGGCACTTACATTGCAAAGTGCGTAGGCTATTGGGCAAAGGACGATTTTCGCAAGGCCCTGCACTACGTGGGAACTGGAGCTTGGGAGAATCTGTCCTTCCAAGAGTTCTCCCAGCTTTAAATGCGAACCGCGCCGCCCGAATAGACTTCCGGGCGTCGGTCTCTCAGGAATAGCTTACGTGCATGGGATTCTGTGCAGCGTTGCAGATCCAGGTCGGCATACAGAATGAAGGGCTCACTTTCTGGCGCTCGGGCAACAACTGTACCCTCTGGATCCACAATAAATGAGCCCCCGCCGAAGGTCAGCACATCTTCGTCTCCCGTTCGATTTGCCAGTGCCATATAGTATCCATTCTGGAACGCTCCGACTCTCAATTCGGCCTCAAACAGTCCTTCGGGCCACTCATTGAGCGCCCCGGCCTGAGGCACAACCACTAGATCTGCCTTCTGCAGAGCTAATGCCCTCAGGTATTCACTGTAATGCCGATCATAGCAAATGGCTGCACCGATACGACCCGCAGCCGTATCGTAGACCGGGGCCTGTGTGCCGGCAGCGGTATAGTAATCCTGCTCATAGAATCCCTCGTACTGGGTGATATGCATCATTTTTGTGACCCCCAAAAGTGTGCCGTCTGCATCAATCACTGGCGATGCATCAAATGCGGCATCGCCTTTACGTGCATATAGATTCAGGACGACCACGACCCCCAACCTTTTAGCCGCTTCACAAAACAGCTCTGTTGTGGGGCCTGGGATCTCTTCAGCCAGTGAGAGTGGAGGCAGATCATTTCCTTCACATTCCGCATAGCACTGCTTCCGATGTTGGGGATAAAACGGTGTAAATGCAAGCTCTGGATAGACAACCAAATCCGCCCCTGCCTTCGCAGCTTCTTCTAATGACTCCAACCCTTGGGTCACATTAGCGCTTTGATCATCGGTAGCAGAGCATTGAATGAGAGCGAGTTTCATGACTGATTTGATTTTGATTCCTTCTACTCTTGAGCAGATGAGAGTTTTCGTGGAAATTTTGCAAGCACAAATCGAGGCAGCCCCGCGAAATCCTGCTTCACTTGAACCCGTAAGCCTCTGTGCTGCTCAAGTAGAGTACCTATGGACTCCGCATAATCAGCATGGGTTTCCAATGCAAGGATACCTCTGCGACCCAATAAACCATCCGCAATGTGTCTGCTGATTGCCCGATAGAATTTGAGCGGATCCTCTCCACAAAATAATGCCGCCTCCGGCTCATAATCTCGAACCATCCGAGGAAGTCCTGAACGCTCATGATCTGGAATATACGGAGGGTTCGCAATGACCAAATCATATCCGCTACCCACTGAACGTACAAAGTCTGCTGTCAACAGATCTGCAGCGGTGCACTGAATCTCGAGTCCATTCTGAGTCGCATTCGCCCTGGCAATGTGCAGCGCAGATCTACTGATGTCACATGCAGCCACACTCGCATTTGGGATCGCCTGCTTCATTGCCAATGCAATACACCCACTGCCCGTGCCAATGTCCAGAACCCGAGAGGGCAACTTTCTACCGACAGCTTCAAGAGCAACTTCAACCAGTTGCTCTGTTTCGGGTCTCGGGATCAGAACCTCGGATGAAACCTGAAGATGGAGTCCTCTGAATTCAGTATATCCAGTGACATACTGCACCGGCTCATGCGCAGCACAGCGCGCTGCCATTGCTGAAATTTCAGCCACCTGATCCCGTTTCAATCGGTCGTCTTCGTGAGAAATTAAATAGGCCGGTTTGCACTGCAATATATCACAAAAAATCCATACTCCTGTGCGGCGTGGATCGGACAGGCCAGCCTGCTCAAATAACACTTCCACTTCCCGAAATAATTCTTTGATTATCATCAAGTGATGCTCGCACAGCCTACTGGAATATGAATGTCAATACCCGGCCGTACATCAAAACAGTAGACGCTATCAGGAGATGCTCGTCCGCCCAAACACCAGATCGGGGCGGCCTGGATCCCCCGAAAGACCCTACTTCTGAATCCGTGATCTCACAACTATTTCTCCTCCCTCCTCATCTTCAGCGACCCCAAACAGTAAGCTATCTTTGACAATGACCCCGGAATGGATCTCCAAATGGAAGGAGAGGCTAATCTCTCCCAAAAATTGTCCTTCCGCGTTGAAGACATCAAATCGTGAACCTGAATCCCCCGGCTCGCTGTGCATCACCCACAGATTTCCTTCATCGTCACTGAAAAAATTTTCAACCACTGGCTTATTCCTTGGAATTCTCGTTTCGTCAATCGTCCCTCCCTGCTGCCGAAACCAATCAAACCGACGTTGGACCGCCTCCCGGTCTGCATGGGTCACCAGGAGCGGTTCAAATTCTTTGGTAACCCGTCTCAAAGGCATCCCCTCGGCTGTGAGTTCAACTAATTCGTAGGTGCCCGTATAGAGTGTCCATAAGTTGCCATTCACAGAAAACACCCACTCGAAGGCCCCTTGAAACGGTATGGGCATGCTATACCTGCCACCTTCCGAGTCACTATGCTCAAAGCGATCAATCTCCATGGGACTTTCTGGAATTGCAATCGTATCTATGGGAGTGAAGGATTGATCGAACCGGGCCAACATGGTCTTGGTATCCTCTTCTTCGTCGTCAAAGTGTAAGGACATGGCGTTATACCGTCCTATCGGGTCAAACCCACCTGGATAAGGTATATGCTCCCATCCCGTGGTGTTGACCCGCTCTGTACGCAAGTAATTTCCATCTGCGTCCAGGATAGTAAGTTGGCCCTTGCTCATTTCCATCACCCAGATCTCACCTGTCTCGCTGATATCAACTGCGGTAGCACTTTCAAACTCTCCTGGTCCAGATCCCTTAGATCCAACTGTACGCACAAAGGCCCCACTCGGGTCGAAAATGTGGATTTGCTGCGCGTATGAGTCAAGGACATACAAGCGTCCCCGTCCATCAATATCCAAGGATAGAATCTGACCGAATAATATGGTGTCTTCGCCGATACCACTTCCATACCTCATTTCTTCCACAACCTCCCATCCCTCGTCCGGCCCCCAAAGTGGAACGCCAGTGTTTTGAACTACGATTTCTCCCGAGGCAAGTGTGTCTACTTTGAAAGATGCTTTGTCTGTCATGCCCGGCTCTGAGGAGATACACCCGAAAGTGAATAACAAGCTAGCTAGGACGGCCACTGCAGTAATCTTTGAGTTAAGCATTCGGCAGAATTGGTCTGGTGGTGAGATGAGATCTGAAATTCTTAGATGGCCAGTTGCTGGAGGATAAACTGATTCCTCCGTAAGCTGCGATTCTATCGATCAGTGCTTCGCTAAAACGAACCTGAGATAGGTGTTGTTGCGGGGGATCATTCTCGGAATGTAATAATGATTTACGAATCTTCTCCACTTTCCGCACGACCAATTTCCCTTTTGGACGAAAACTCCCTGCCTCCCCCAATTCATCAATTGATACAAACTAAAGTGACATTTGTAGGGACACCCTCAAGAATGACGAAGGTGATCCACGGTGTTCAAATTGGCATCCTATCCTGGTGAGTGAAATAGATCGTAGCAAGTTCAGCTTCAAGAGACACTCCACTGGGTAGCCAAAACGGAGTAACTGCATAAATACTTGACTCAAAACCGCTCCCAATAATTTTTGTCTTTGCCTACCAATATTGGAAACTGATTTGTTCCATGCTTGTATAATGTCAGAACTTCAATTGTATTTCTGACATAAACAAACAGAATCATGCGTGGCCTTCCTAGTCGAATAATGGAGCACGCCTCCTCTCTTCAAGAGGGTACTCCTCTGTGTCCGAGAGCTCTGTTGCACTTGGGCAATCGTGCAGCGGTCGATCAGGCTTTGTCACGCCTCGCCCGCTCAGGTGAACTTATGCGTATTTTTCAAGGCATCTATCTACGCCCAATTAAGACCCGATTCGGTATAAGGGCTCCTCGCTTAGAGACGGTCCTCACTGCACTGTCGGATTTATGGGGTGAAATAATTGTCCCCTCTGGCGGTGCCATGGCGAATTTTCTTGGCTTAACACCTCAGAATCCAATTCGACCGGTGTATCTTACGTCCGGTCCCAATCGAGAACTGCACTTTGGGAAACTCATCATAGAGTTGCGTCACGCTTCTCGTAGCCAATTAACAGCACCGCATACCAAGGCTGGCGATATCATCCGAGCTTTGCTGTGGCTTGGTCCAGAAAAAGTTGAAGATCATCTTGAAACACTCTGGTTGACACTTTCCAGGAAGGATCTGGACGAGCTTGCAACTGCCCGATCAACGATGCCTAACTGGATGGCGGAATCAGTGAGCATACGTCTAACAAATGCTTGAAGCGAAATACCAGACTTTATCCATTGACGATCAGCGCGATGCATTATCAGTGGCGGAATTTAGCAGTGATCAAAGGGCACATCTTCTGGAGAAGGACGTGTGGGTTGTCGCGACACTATCCGCGCTGTTTAACTCCCCGTTTAGCCCGCAGTTAACCTTTAAGGGTGGGACTTCGCTGTCAAAAGTGTGGGGGGCTATACATCGCTTTTCAGAAGATATTGATATCACCTATGACATCCGTGCTTTGGAGCCAGCTTTAGTTGCGAATGCCGGAGAAGATGTTCTTCCAACAACACGCAGTCAGGTAAAGCGCTGGTCACGGGCAATTCGCAAGGATCTCGAAAAATGGATCAAAGACGAAGCCCTCCCGGTTGTTGAAGCGGAGCTTTCGCGTGCAGGATTCAGGGCGCGGGTACACGCCGAATCTGAAAAACTCTATGTCGGATACGAATCACTGTTTCGTGGATCGGGGTTCCTACGTCCTGAGGTCATGGTTGAATTTGGGGCACGGTCCACTGGCGAACCTCATGTGATCCGTACAGTGGAGTGCGATGCAGCGGCGCACTTACCAGGGATTATCTTTCCTCAAACGCATGTGAAAGTTATGCGGGCAGAGCGAACCTTTTGGGAGAAAGCCACCGCAATTCATGTATTTTGTCGCCAGGAACGAAGGCGCGGTGATCGCCTGTCAAGACACTGGTATGATCTTGTACGTCTCGACGAAGCAGGAATTGCTGAGAGAGCACTTTCTGATTATCAGCTAGCACTCTCTGTCGCTCGGCACAAGACAATGTTTTTTTCTGCGAAAGATGTTTCTGGGAAATTCATTGACTATCAGGATGCAGTTTCGGGTGACTTGCAACTTGTTCCGTCTGGTAATGCATATGAAATGCTTGCAAATGACTACGCAAAAATGGCTACCGATGGCATGCTGCTTGGTAAGAGCGAACCATTTAGTGTATTAATGGAGCGTTGCAGACTACTTGAGGAGAAAGCCAATTCCTTGCGTTCAGGAAGCGAGTAGATACCCGCTTGCCGGGATAACACATCTTGGGCGTTAGTGATTTTACCGAGACTAAGCCATACCGTATCTTTGGGGCATCCCCACGTTGTAAACCGTGTAAAATTGTGTGGACCTTGCATTATTTGTTTGTCTAAATGACTATCGTGTAGATGAGATATTGCGACCAGAATTGTTTCTAGCCATATAGAGAGCAATAAACAGCAATGCTACTAATTTTCGCTTGATCCTCAGGAATAACGCCAATCTCTGTGAGAAATCGGCCTTAACATCAAAGCAGAGTAAGTTAAACCGGAATTACCAGTGACTACTCAGTATTCTCCGCGCACTCAAACTCGAAAAATTTGAGTACTGATAAAACCAGATACCACAACTCAGACGGTAACTCAAATCCATCTCGAAAAAGACATCGCATACCAGACGGACATCCTGCAGGACGTCTCCCGGACCTTCGCATTGAACATTCCTCAGTTACCTAGTCCACTAGGAACCGTAGTGGGTAATGCCTACTTGCTCTGTAGGATTTCCGATACCATTGAGGACGAAGAAGCACTGTCACCATTGCAAAAACGTGAGTTCTCAGATCGCTGGATCGGGGTCGTTGAAGGCAGTAATGACCCACATACGTTTGCACAGGACCTCGCTGACCTGCTCACGCTCTCGGCAACCGAGCACGAGTACAACCTTATTGTAAACACCCCTGCAATCATTCGAATTACAAAGAGTTTTTCCGT is a window encoding:
- a CDS encoding 1-acyl-sn-glycerol-3-phosphate acyltransferase, producing MRVWLRMACALIATIIASIHTSIGVRLRPDVKRLAYRMMRQGVAARLFCRIHNIHVKASNDAKLSPGTLRVSNHLTVIDPIILASQLDVCFAGKAEIARWPIIGWICKCYAMLLVDRRRRGKAKSFASQIRDRLRQRGSVLVFPEGTTGDGVTLLPFKTGAFESVRDWGQGRLQPIFMDVTAVNGAAVQGAEGRTALTKVSPRYPDNFIGRIRHLAGFRRLDIELRIGPLLTTSGMDRRALSQVARDAILALDRNNPHGTE
- a CDS encoding glycosyltransferase family 4 protein, whose translation is MHTHNNNGQDTAPNSVDVVFTLTGDPKTNSRALRQLHLLSKLNLSILVLGLGNSSRKGDLNIQNASLRYLPKPAGKGPRFFWRVHRLFESVLRNVRSTVYHASDLYTLPAMHRAASRHQAHLVFDSRELYTHLPASIRRPWVGATWKAIQHLYIRRADCVYTVSESIAQHLQKHFRLNTVHLMRNVPRPQSLVPKNSLREHLDLPSDAKIVLHQGSLQQHRGGAAMVEAMQYTDNAVLVFMGGGPLKPEIQRRVNDSKLGSKIRFMDAVPPDQLLSFTASADIGLTFLEDCCLNHRYALPNKLFEYLAAGIPVIASSLPEIAQIIERFDVGCVVPSGDAKALGNALNHAIKNPGLRQKWSRNTPRVQEFFNFATESEHFLAPYRQLVNK
- a CDS encoding thioredoxin fold domain-containing protein; protein product: MSLYRILLAVILIAGCTSNDATEPIVSQTEQVLSAPMSWPTFDEAVATASNTGKLMLIDIYAPWCGWCRKMQEEVYTDAALVAYVQDNFAYGRLNIDDPETLHSFQGYTLSSQELGYSLGAEGTPTTVFLQSDGTYIAKCVGYWAKDDFRKALHYVGTGAWENLSFQEFSQL
- a CDS encoding carbon-nitrogen hydrolase family protein; the encoded protein is MKLALIQCSATDDQSANVTQGLESLEEAAKAGADLVVYPELAFTPFYPQHRKQCYAECEGNDLPPLSLAEEIPGPTTELFCEAAKRLGVVVVLNLYARKGDAAFDASPVIDADGTLLGVTKMMHITQYEGFYEQDYYTAAGTQAPVYDTAAGRIGAAICYDRHYSEYLRALALQKADLVVVPQAGALNEWPEGLFEAELRVGAFQNGYYMALANRTGDEDVLTFGGGSFIVDPEGTVVARAPESEPFILYADLDLQRCTESHARKLFLRDRRPEVYSGGAVRI
- the prmC gene encoding peptide chain release factor N(5)-glutamine methyltransferase; translated protein: MIIKELFREVEVLFEQAGLSDPRRTGVWIFCDILQCKPAYLISHEDDRLKRDQVAEISAMAARCAAHEPVQYVTGYTEFRGLHLQVSSEVLIPRPETEQLVEVALEAVGRKLPSRVLDIGTGSGCIALAMKQAIPNASVAACDISRSALHIARANATQNGLEIQCTAADLLTADFVRSVGSGYDLVIANPPYIPDHERSGLPRMVRDYEPEAALFCGEDPLKFYRAISRHIADGLLGRRGILALETHADYAESIGTLLEQHRGLRVQVKQDFAGLPRFVLAKFPRKLSSAQE
- a CDS encoding 6-bladed beta-propeller; protein product: MLNSKITAVAVLASLLFTFGCISSEPGMTDKASFKVDTLASGEIVVQNTGVPLWGPDEGWEVVEEMRYGSGIGEDTILFGQILSLDIDGRGRLYVLDSYAQQIHIFDPSGAFVRTVGSKGSGPGEFESATAVDISETGEIWVMEMSKGQLTILDADGNYLRTERVNTTGWEHIPYPGGFDPIGRYNAMSLHFDDEEEDTKTMLARFDQSFTPIDTIAIPESPMEIDRFEHSDSEGGRYSMPIPFQGAFEWVFSVNGNLWTLYTGTYELVELTAEGMPLRRVTKEFEPLLVTHADREAVQRRFDWFRQQGGTIDETRIPRNKPVVENFFSDDEGNLWVMHSEPGDSGSRFDVFNAEGQFLGEISLSFHLEIHSGVIVKDSLLFGVAEDEEGGEIVVRSRIQK
- a CDS encoding type IV toxin-antitoxin system AbiEi family antitoxin domain-containing protein, with the translated sequence MRGLPSRIMEHASSLQEGTPLCPRALLHLGNRAAVDQALSRLARSGELMRIFQGIYLRPIKTRFGIRAPRLETVLTALSDLWGEIIVPSGGAMANFLGLTPQNPIRPVYLTSGPNRELHFGKLIIELRHASRSQLTAPHTKAGDIIRALLWLGPEKVEDHLETLWLTLSRKDLDELATARSTMPNWMAESVSIRLTNA
- a CDS encoding nucleotidyl transferase AbiEii/AbiGii toxin family protein, whose amino-acid sequence is MLEAKYQTLSIDDQRDALSVAEFSSDQRAHLLEKDVWVVATLSALFNSPFSPQLTFKGGTSLSKVWGAIHRFSEDIDITYDIRALEPALVANAGEDVLPTTRSQVKRWSRAIRKDLEKWIKDEALPVVEAELSRAGFRARVHAESEKLYVGYESLFRGSGFLRPEVMVEFGARSTGEPHVIRTVECDAAAHLPGIIFPQTHVKVMRAERTFWEKATAIHVFCRQERRRGDRLSRHWYDLVRLDEAGIAERALSDYQLALSVARHKTMFFSAKDVSGKFIDYQDAVSGDLQLVPSGNAYEMLANDYAKMATDGMLLGKSEPFSVLMERCRLLEEKANSLRSGSE